GAGGGCTTCAATAGCTCGGGAAAAATCCTAGAAAAAGGTACTATAGCAGAGCAGCTTAACAGACTGCCTGCAGGGGTTACTATTCAAATCGGAAGTAAACAACTCCAGTAGCCATCAATCACGACCATCATGCCCAGATAGCCTTTCTGCCAAGGCCGGGCGGCTGATCAGACAAGAGGACGTATGTACTATCAGTATCCACCCTGGTATGAGTGGGCGAATCTATCTATCCCTCTCTTATCAGGAATATTGATGGAAATGACCACTAGACATGGAACACACTCAGTCCGACATTCCGCATAATTATATCAAATATTTCCCCTTGATTGTTTCCAAGTTTATAGGTCTTGAACCGCCCGAGCCTATCCATCCCTCCTCTGGCTCGTATGTAAGGCCATCAAACGAAAGATCTTCAGCTCCGGATTTCTCTAGCGGGAAGCAGGAAACCACAGGGGCCAGCCAACAGCCAATTGAACTGCAACGCTTTTCACCGGCGCAACCGAATCAACAATGCAAGCATACAAATACAATTTACCTGAAAAGAATATGTTTGTTTACGTTgaaaagcttttttttttttttttttttttttttgcaatagAGCTGTAAGGGGCCCTTCCTCTTACTGTAGTGACATGGCAAAACCATAAATGCTACTGTCGCAAAGGGGGATTCAAAAATAGCAGATGAAGATTTTTTGTTAAAGCCGACCCTCTGCGTTATTGGTTCGAAACCCCGAGGCCGAGCATGAAGCGATATTGCGTGCGCGGCAGTCAGGGGATGACTGGGTTTAACTTGACACTGCAAGTTCTGCCCCGCCGAGCCAGCTTATCTTCTTCCATTGACCAGAATTAAAGAGACgatgaggaaaaaaaaaaaaaaaaaaaaaaaagccacccCCTCCCTGGTCTCATGTTGTATACCTAGTGGAGAGATAAATTTACCCCATGAAAAGCTGTTTGTCCCATTGCTTGCAAGCTTGAGTTAGGTTACAACGGCTGTCCAGAGATGGAATGGATTTTCACAGTTATTGATGATGATTTAAAGCAGTTCAAGGCTCAGCCCGCGGCACTGTACTACTTGGCGTACCTTAGGTACATATATAGTACCGTAGTACTAGGCTCAGTATCGCAGCAGGGCCATTTTGGCGATCTGCGGGCGAACATCCTTAACTTGGATAGAAGAGAGATATGGTGTGCCTAGTTCTTATCATTGAATTAATACAAAGTTAATATAAAGAAGATAAAACTAGCCTGTTGTTTCCAATGCCATGCCTACTTGAGACAAATGCATCAAACTACAAGCTTATGCGTATAATATATGGGCAAGTACTTGGGCGGTAACACAGTCACTCTTGTATGATtgaaatgaaaaaaaaaaaaaaaaaaaaaactacagCAAGTTGATGAGACTGGTTACTACACTATAAGTACTTTGGGTACCttatatacctacctaccacaaTTAGATTTGTTTTATTGATATCCATATTTGCCATTGTTGAGTTGATTATATCATTCACTTTTTATTATCCGTTCTATTGCCCTGATACTTGTTTCTGCTCACTGCTTTTACCTGTATAAATATTCTCATACTCACTTTCAAAGGCATATATCCCTTTCTCCGATACCGAAGAAATGCGTTTTTCGTCCGTCGCTAACATTCTTCTCGCCCATGGAGCCATCGCTGCTTCTTCGCAACCTTATAAAGCAACTCATCACCTTAAGCGCCGAAAAGTTGCTTAGAATGTATATTTGTATCTTTGTTTTCATGGAAAGATTATAATAGACGGCATTACGATTCCGGAAAAGTAATCGGTACGGCGGGTTGTTATACGTTTTGCGAAACTCATTTTGGTGGCGATAACCACTCAAATGATGGCTCTGGTCATAGCTCCCGTCACGGCCTTCATCGCGACTCCCGTCGTCGTGGCTCCTATAACAGGTAATCGACAGACCAATCAGCGTGCTGTGGTAAACATCTGTTAGCCTACAAAACCCTTTATATATAATTTCCTTCGCAGGCGTTGCCGACTCAAAGAACTTTTTGTTAGTTCTACTAGGGTTGGAATCGGGCACTCAATTGGTGATACTGAGCCAAAAGTTTACCCCACTTGCGTGCAGGCTAAGTGGAGTGGAGGATGCGATGCCCAAGTTTATGTCAAGTGCTCATGGTGTCAAAGGTAGAGACTTCATATTATTCTTTCACAAAAACCACGAAACACTGGCTATTTGTTTGCCCTTATTTGCCGTACGAGTCTCCTGTAGATAGTTGGCGAGATTTTAATTCCTTCCACCAGCTTCCaagatttcttttttattctctttttcttcaatGCACAATGCATTGCTTCTAAAAGTATATCTGTTGTATTAGGTTCTTTCCGAAAATATCTTGGGAGGGGCGAATGTTGCCGCCCTCCATCCAGGTTTAGGACTTGGCATTAGGCTCCATCATCCACTGTCATCCCCGCATTTTAGTAAAGCCAGGGTTCTCTAGGCTTTTCCGAAATAGCATTACCACAAGCAACTAGAGACCCAACATCATCGTACCGACGTCCCAACAGAGCAAATGTTGGCTGCACGAGACGATGGATGATCACGACTCACCTCGAACGCAAGGATTAAACAGTATGTGAATGGACATCAACAGAAGACAAGGACACAGAATATTACCCTGAGAGAGCAGTAGCCAATGTGACCACACAGGATAATGATCATATCCGAACACTGAACTGACGAAGTATCCGAGTGCACCCATTCGTTATCCGGCGGGTGCCTGCTGTGTGAGCCTCATGCACCCTCAACCAGAAGCAGTATGGTTTCCCGACGATGCTATCGCTCACCTCATGCAGCTGGCGTCACACTGGAGCGAATACCTCAGTCTGGGAAAATCTCTGCATCCTGAGTTCTATTGACCACAGCTGAACCCTGTCGCCTTTTGGAAAGGCTGAACCAACCGCTCTGTCGGATGACCCCTGTTGCCATGCGCAATCTTCCAGCTGTTTGCTTACCCAGCTGCTTTATGGGGTGAGTTCTTGGCTGGAATTTGTCTTCATCCAATACTGCCGGATGTGGCCAATTATGCTCTCGGCGACTAAAATACCTGCCTGCCTGGCCTGTTTCTAATGTTATCTGTGGATTCTGGAcccgacgaaaaaaaaagttgtgcGGCACAGTCAGACCCTTCTAAACATCGTCGTGGAGGGTTCCCAACCACACCCTCGGTCCCGGGTAGGACAAGCTCTGGCCTGTGTTGCTTGAGCATCTTGCACCAGAGTCTCTACTTCTCTCGTGTGGCTACACCATATCTAGTTATGGATTTTCTACAGCCCGAGCGGTGGATCGTGTCGACCTCTTGTACCTCATACCGACGGCCCTTGGGTGTGACCTCATCTCTCTTGTTATTATGCAAGGTCCCAACACTATGGACTTTTCATCATGGCATAGAATGCGAGTTTGCCTTTTTTGCCCCAACAAAATTACACCGAAACGTCCCATCGGAGATATGTTGCCACGAGGGCTTAGTGAATTGCTGTGCTTACTGTTTGTCAAGGGCGTCAGTCAAGCGAGGTATGTTGTTATTGGTTTATTTCCAATGTTCTGGTACGGTCCAGTCTCAAACTCAAGATGTCCGACAACCCGTGCCATGCTTTCACGAATCTGGTTTGGGCTTTCCTTGGATATCACAATGCCGCATGGTGAAATCGATTGGCCCGCAACGTGTTTTTTTGCCCATTTTCTCTTGCTCCCTACATATAACATCTCAGGGATATACCCCCCTTTCTGAGCCCAGACTCATGTGACGAGAGTGAGGTGCGCGTTAATCTCATTGTGCCTTGCTTACATGACACTAGCCGGAAGGACCCAAAGATCGACAAAGAAACGAAGGCGTTGTAAGCAGAGGCACGCTAGGCAAGGGTTCGATTACGGTGTGCGTCGGTGAGCATGGAAGGAATTCTGACCACgttttcttcctttcttctAGGGTCCTGGGAGCCTGGCCCAAAGAAACACGATCTGCAACACGACGAGTGATACGCGTACGAACATGCAGGGAGGTCTCGGAGGTACTTGACCGCCGGCCATACCGGAGGGAAGTCTCTCCGCTGCCTGCCGACTCCGTGCTTTGATGATGTCTTTACATGGGAAATGACATGCTCGATTGCCCTCAACGGACTGTTTGTTCGATGTTCTTGACTGGCTTATTCTGACAAAATACCAACGTGATATCCTGGCAGTGCCCATGTCCACCAATCAGAGATAATCAATCGCTGTCTTTGAAGCTCGCGCAAATACTAAGTGGCCCTTGGTGAGATAAGAATGTATTCGGATACTTTCGGCATAAGCCAATGCCTTTGGTATCGGGCTTGGGTGAGATCCGTTCGTCCAGGTTTCACGGATAAATGGTCACCCAATGTGATATGTATTCACCCCCGTGCTCTCCCTATACTAGAGTATATATATGGCGCATATATGTCCCTAATTATGTCGAGCAACCGTATACAGTGTTACCAGTGTGACAGCCGTGGCCGATATGGGGTCGGTACCCCTACTACCGGGACTTTCCATGTGAAAGTTGAGTGCTGATATCGTTGGACATCCTTTGAAGACAGTTGACGGCTGCACAAGCCCAGCGGCCGAGTTCTGGTGGGTGAAATGAGACACTCTTGGATTCAGAGAACATACCACAAGGGTATGCCGGTACACTAAAAGGTACCACGGCCAAGTGTTGTTTATTTTGTTGTATCACCGCTGGAGTAAAGATCGACCCTGAGAGGACATGAGTCTGGAAGGGTCTCTATGTATCACTGCATGTTCTGGCAAGTATGCTGCAAAAACTTGCTGAGAATTTTCGTGATACTCTGTAGATCTTAGTCTGTGTTCCTGGGCCGGATGTCTGTCAGATATGTTTATGTTGTCGAACCTGAAAGTTTTGTGCAGTGTATACTCTGTACATTCTTTGACTTTTTGGTAACTTGTATCACATACTGATAACATCTTGGTGTCTTTTGTGTAAGTCGGACAGCGTGGATCAGCGGTTGAAATACCCTTAGACTAGGTGCTGTAGAGTGAATATTTACATATTTCCCATCCGAGAGTTTCACTGTACGTACCACAGCTTGTGATGGCTTACAAAGTGCTTGATAATAGGATGGATCCATTGATAGTATGCATCTGCTCCGGAGCTACTGCTGTTGTATCTTGTCGAGATTGAAGTTCCGCCAATTGCTTAGTCCTTGCCAACCTTGTAAGCACATCGTGGAACAATGTCTCGCGGTGCTGATAGTTCAGCAGCAACGATTAGTGTGCTCCAACAGCTCATAACAATAATAAAGAGCCCTCTTCCCATAGAAATAATATACAAATCTCATGTCCGGAAAATGCACTACTTTGGACTATGTCACCGACCGACACATTCCATTACTCAACGTAAGGAATGAGTAGTTCGGCTTTGGTAACTTACCTACCCTGCACCAAGCTCAGTCCTAATGGGGTAGGATCTGGAGCTTGCGCTGGTATTGTGCAGCTGTGGCGCCTCTGGCATCGAATAATCCGGGTGTCCGTGAGGCCTGTAGATTAAACGCTATTCAATGTATAGGAATCTAGTCAGTAAGACTCTATTTACATCTGAAAACGAAATTCTCCCATCGCGATGGAAGgataacaaacaaacaatggAGTCGGTTGATAGCCAGGATCACACCGGAGCTCGGAGAATCACTGTTCCCCACCCCCACCTTGAAGCAGCAAACCGCTTgttcgtcgccgccgcgttTGGAGCTTTGTCGAAGGAGCTCAATTTGACGTGCAGCGGCTTTCCAAGAGCtcaggattttttttttttttcgcccgaCATTTTGGTTGCAACGTCAAAATTGCGACCTGCGCAAAAAACACAGAACAAGCCGTCTGCGACTTTTGAAAGATCCGGTACAAGTTCGCAAACCGGTCTTTTACTTGACTTGCCAGGCGCCcatttactttttttaatCGGCCGCTCTAGGGTCCTTACCCCCACCTCGGCCTCTTCAAAATGCAGGCTCCAGTTGTGGTGATGAGTACGCCTTGATACAACTCCGCAGTCGCATTTTCGCAACATGGTTGGTGACTGACAAAAGGCTACTCACAGACACCCAGAGTGGTGGTGAGAGGCAGACCGGGAGGAAAGCACAACTGTCAAACATTGCTGCAGCAAAAATGTGAGATCGTCGCGGCCCCCCCGAGTCCCCTCCTTGCTCCTGCCACACCGCGAAAAGCAAACAAACCCAAGCTGACCAAAGACCAACACCCATTCACATAGTGTTGCCGACATTATCCGATCATGCCTGGGCCCCAAGGCCATGCTCAAGATGCTACTCGACCCCATGGGCGGCATCGTCCTCACCAACGACGGCCACGCCATCTTGCGAGAGATCGAGGTATCGCACCCCGCTGCCAAGAGTATGATCGAGCTGAGCCGGACACAGGACGAGGAGGTCGGTGATGGTACAACATCCGTCATCATTCTCGGCGGTGAAATTCTCGCCCAGGCCCTGCCTCAGCTGGAGCGCAACATCCACCCTGTTGTTATCATCTCGGCCTTCAAGCGCGCCCTCAAGGATGCCCTGGAGATCATCGACGAGATCTCAACACCGATAGATATCAATGATGATGAAGCCATGTACCAGCTGATATCCTCTTCCATCGGCACAAAGTTCGTGTCAAGATGGTCTAAACTCATGTGCAGTCTGGCGCTGAAGGCAGTCCGCACCGTAACCTGGGAGGCGGGCACTGGAAAGCGGGAGGTGGACATCAAGCGGTATGCGCGTATCGAGAAGGTTCCTGGAGGCGAGATTGAGGACAGCAGGGTCTTGGACGGTGTCATGCTCAATAAGGACATTACGCATCCCAAGATGCGCAGGCGCATCGAGAATCCCCGCATCATACTACTTGACTGCCCGCTGGAGTACAAGAAGGGCGAGTCTCAGACGCAGATCGAGATTACCAAGGAGGAGGACTGGAACAGGATTCTTCAGATCGAGGAGGAGCAGGTCGAGGCCATGTGCAAGCACATCCTGGAACTCAAGCCCGATCTGGTGATTACCGAGAAGGGTGTCTCCGATTTGGCACAGCACTACTTCATGAAGGCCAACGTCACCGCACTGAGGCGTGTGCGCAAGACAGACAACAACCGTATAGCGAGGGCAACGGGGGCCACGATTGTCAACCGGGTGGAGGATCTGCAAGAGTCGGACGTGGGAACACAGTGCGGCCTCTTCGAGATCGAGAAGATTGGCGACGAGTACTTCACCTTCCTGACCAAGTGCAACACCCCCAAGGCATGCACAGTGCTTCTCCGCGGTCCTTCAAAAGACATCCTCAATGAGGTTGAGCGCAACCTACAGGATGCCATGGGCGTGGCTCGCAACGTCATGTTCCACCCGCGCCTGTCACCAGGTGGTGGTGCCACCGAGATGGCCGTCTCTGTCCGTCTGGGTCAGCTTGCAAAGAGCATCGAGGGCGTTCAGCAATGGCCATACCGCGCGGTGGCCGAGGCGCTCGAGGTCATCCCCCGCACCCTGGTACAGAATGCCGGCGCCAGTCCTGTGCGAGTCCTTACCGATCTGCGCGCCAAGCACGCAGAGGGCAAGAGCTCCTGGGGCATCAACGGCGACACTGGTGGCCTGGCTGACATGAAGGAGTACGGCGTCTGGGAGCCCGAGGCCATCAAGGTGCAGAGCATGAAGACCGCAATCGAGGTAAGCCTAGTTTATGCGATGGCTTATTATTACTGACATGATTATTTTTCTATATTTACACCCTATCCAACATATGACAAGCACGTACTGACTAGCAATTAGGCCGCATGTCTGCTCCTGAGAGTCGATGATATTTGCAGCGCAAAGAAGGCACAGCCGGGAGTCGGAACCGGTATGACTGGAGGCGATGATTAGACATTTTTAGATTAAGAAACAGCGCGTTTCCCCATGAAAAACTCGGTTCGGATTTGGCATGAAGCTCGTCCTCGGTTGCTCAGACTActttggaaaaagaaaaaaagaattaggAGGAGGATGTGCTGGAAGCTGACAACCCATTGTGTTTGACTGGTATGTGCCGATGCTGGAGTTTCAAGGTAGACTAAAGGCCACTGTTTAGTGATAGAATTCCCTCATGGCCTGTGCTTCCTGGAGCATGCTGTAAATGCGATCAACGTCTCAAGGGCATCAAACTATTTCAGTCATCGTCGTGTATCACTATACCGGGAGTCTGAGCAGAGCCTGGAGTGCCGTTCCCATTGCTGGCCTCGGCTCTGGCCGTCTCTGCGGCCGCCGCCATGACGGCACTGATGTGCTGCAGACCAGAGTCGGAGCCGTCCTTTTTGCCGTCACCATCACCGTCACCGCTACCAGCGCCACCACTTTTCGCAGCCTTGGCCACCTCTGTATTCGACTTTGACTTGTCGGCCTGGATAGCCCGAAGCTTTgcggcctttttcttttcccttttttccctATTCTTCCTCGTCTTTTCGTCGTCCTTGGACTCATTCTCCGCCCTTTTCCTCTCAAACTCTTGCTTCTCCTGCTCCTTCTTCAGCTCCTCGTCCATGACCCTGAGGCGCTCATTCTCGCGCCTCCTACTGGCCTTGTAGACGTGAAACTCTCCGGAGCCGGCACCGGCGCTGGAGCCCTGGACATTGGTGACGATCTCTGGGGGAGCGGCGAGCCTAGGCTTCTTGTCGCCGCCGGTCGGGAAGCGTATCTCCTGGTCGGGCTTGGCAAAGAGGGCG
The Pyricularia oryzae 70-15 chromosome 1, whole genome shotgun sequence DNA segment above includes these coding regions:
- a CDS encoding T-complex protein 1 subunit gamma, whose translation is MQAPVVVMNTQSGGERQTGRKAQLSNIAAAKIVADIIRSCLGPKAMLKMLLDPMGGIVLTNDGHAILREIEVSHPAAKSMIELSRTQDEEVGDGTTSVIILGGEILAQALPQLERNIHPVVIISAFKRALKDALEIIDEISTPIDINDDEAMYQLISSSIGTKFVSRWSKLMCSLALKAVRTVTWEAGTGKREVDIKRYARIEKVPGGEIEDSRVLDGVMLNKDITHPKMRRRIENPRIILLDCPLEYKKGESQTQIEITKEEDWNRILQIEEEQVEAMCKHILELKPDLVITEKGVSDLAQHYFMKANVTALRRVRKTDNNRIARATGATIVNRVEDLQESDVGTQCGLFEIEKIGDEYFTFLTKCNTPKACTVLLRGPSKDILNEVERNLQDAMGVARNVMFHPRLSPGGGATEMAVSVRLGQLAKSIEGVQQWPYRAVAEALEVIPRTLVQNAGASPVRVLTDLRAKHAEGKSSWGINGDTGGLADMKEYGVWEPEAIKVQSMKTAIEAACLLLRVDDICSAKKAQPGVGTGMTGGDD